DNA sequence from the Fusobacterium sp. SYSU M8D902 genome:
ATGGATTGAAAGTTGGTGGTGGAGCAAATACACTAATCAGAATCAAATTGGGAACTTTAGCTAAAGAAGCTCAATCGATTGAGGATTTTTTCACTAGAGTACTTCCTGATGTTACAGCTGAGGTTTTAACTTTTATTGATGAAAGATCTAGATTTTTAATTGATGAAAGTGGATTTTTTGAAAGCTCTTTCCTTGTTAAAGAGGGACTTATTGAAAAAGAAAAATTTACAGGATTGTTTGGAGTTGTAGGTTTAGCTGAATGTGTAAACCATCTACTAAATGCAACAGAGCAAAAAAAGAGATTTGGTTATTCAGAAATAGCAAATGAACTTGGAGAAAAAATTATAAAAACTCTATACACTTCCATAGAAAATCATAAATCTAAATATGCTGGTAGTTTCTTTAACAACTCTCACCTATTACATTCACAAGTTGGAATTGATACAGATGTCAACGAAAGTCCTGGTTGTAGAATCCCTATTGGAGAAGAGCCAGAACTTTTAGAACACATTTTACAATCAGCTCCATTCCATAAATATTGTCCTAGTGGAATAGGAGATATATTCATCTTTGATCAAACATACAACAACAATATTGAAGCTATCTTGGATATAATAAAGGGAGCTTTTGCCAATGAGATGAGANNNNNNNNNNNNNNNNNNNNNNNNNNNNNNNNNNNNNNNNNNNNNNNNNNNNNNNNNNNNNNNNNNNNNNNNNNNNNNNNNNNNNNNNNNNNNNNNNNNATCTTTGATCAAACATACAACAACAATATTGAAGCTATCTTGGATATAATAAAGGGAGCTTTTGCCAATGAGATGAGATTCTTCTCTCTATATGGTTCTGATAGTGATGTAGTTAGAGTCACAGGATATTTAGTTAAAAAATCTGAAATGGCAAAATTAGATAGAGGAGAGCAGGTACTTAGAGATACTACCATACTTGGTAAGGGTGCTAGAGATAATGCTAAAGCTTTAGAAAGAAGATTGAGATATGGAAAGTAATCTAGCAGCTCCATTAAATAAGATTATAAAATTTTCAAATGTTGATGGTCCAGGCAATAGAATGTCAATATTTTTTCAAGGTTGCAATTTTAACTGTCTTTACTGTCATAATCCAGAAACAATAAGTATGTGTAACTCTTGTGGTGCGTGTTTAAATGTCTGTCCTACTAAATCCCTCTCTTTTGATGAGAATGGACTTGTTATCTGGAATAAAGAAACTTGTGTTAACTGTGATCTATGTATTAAATTTTGTAAAAACTCCTCTTCTCCAAAAATAGAGCTAGTTGATGTACAATATCTTCTCAAGGAGATCAAAAGAGTAAAGCCATTTATTAAAGGTATCACAGTTAGTGGTGGGGAGTGTACTTTACAATATAAATTTCTTACTGAACTTTTTAAAGAGGTTAAATCTATTTTTCCTGATCTCACTTGCTTTGTTGATACAAATGGAAGCCTAGATCTCTCTGAAAAAAAGTATGAGAAATTTGTAGAGATTACAGATGCATTTATGCTTGATATTAAAGCTTGGAAGAAAGAGGAGCATCTAAATTTAGTAGCTTTTGAAAATACTAATCCTCTTAAAAATATAGAGTTTTTAAAAGAAATTGGAAAGCTATATGAAGTACGAAGTGTCATTGTTCCTAATCTATTAGATTGTAAAAATTTAGTTAAAAATGTTGCAACTATACTCTCAGGAACGGATATTAGATATAAGATAATTAAATATAGACCTATTGGAGTAAGAGAAAAAAATATCAATAATCTAGTAGTTCCATCTGACGAGTTTATTGAAACTCTTAAAAATTCAATAGTTGATTTTAAAATAAATAGTATCACTATCTAAAAAAGGCTATAGACTAATATTTCTTATTAGTTTATAGCTCTTTTTATTTAAGCTTCTAATTCTTTTTCTATCTCTTCAATATTTTTAAAAATTCTCTCTTTATAATTTCTAAAAGCAACTAAAAGCTCCTCTTTACTTCTTCTAAATATACAAATATTTCCATTATAATATGAGTATTCATCAGTTAAAAACTTTTTAGGTATCTTATTTAGAGAACAACCCAAAGCTGTTATCATAGCATCCTCTGTTTCCATTCCTATTTCCACTTCCTGAAAAATAATTATATGTGAAAATTCTATATAGTATAATCTATCCATAACTTCTCCTTTTTTACATTTAGATAATTTTGACTTTTTATTAATAATTTAACATAACATCAATATAAGATTTACAACTAAATTATTATTAAAAATATTACTATTTTTTTATGCTGAATAACTCTTTTCCATAACCTCATTAT
Encoded proteins:
- a CDS encoding glycyl radical enzyme domain-containing protein encodes the protein IFDQTYNNNIEAILDIIKGAFANEMRFFSLYGSDSDVVRVTGYLVKKSEMAKLDRGEQVLRDTTILGKGARDNAKALERRLRYGK
- a CDS encoding YjjW family glycine radical enzyme activase — encoded protein: MESNLAAPLNKIIKFSNVDGPGNRMSIFFQGCNFNCLYCHNPETISMCNSCGACLNVCPTKSLSFDENGLVIWNKETCVNCDLCIKFCKNSSSPKIELVDVQYLLKEIKRVKPFIKGITVSGGECTLQYKFLTELFKEVKSIFPDLTCFVDTNGSLDLSEKKYEKFVEITDAFMLDIKAWKKEEHLNLVAFENTNPLKNIEFLKEIGKLYEVRSVIVPNLLDCKNLVKNVATILSGTDIRYKIIKYRPIGVREKNINNLVVPSDEFIETLKNSIVDFKINSITI